From Cellulomonas dongxiuzhuiae, the proteins below share one genomic window:
- a CDS encoding DUF1540 domain-containing protein: MSTLAELPAVAECSVAGCSYNDHSSCHAAAVTIGGTGDAQCATFIPLSVKGGLDRVVSHVGACQRQDCSHNSHLECGAPSVRIGAGHDIADCLTYTAR; the protein is encoded by the coding sequence ATGAGCACCCTCGCAGAGCTCCCCGCCGTGGCCGAGTGCTCGGTCGCCGGCTGCTCGTACAACGACCACTCGTCCTGCCACGCCGCGGCCGTGACCATCGGCGGCACGGGGGACGCGCAGTGCGCCACGTTCATCCCGCTGAGCGTCAAGGGCGGGCTGGACCGCGTCGTCTCGCACGTCGGCGCGTGCCAGCGGCAGGACTGCTCGCACAACTCGCACCTCGAGTGCGGTGCGCCGTCCGTGCGCATCGGCGCCGGCCACGACATCGCCGACTGCCTGACCTACACGGCGCGCTGA
- a CDS encoding aminoglycoside phosphotransferase family protein has translation MHPGDVVPLGSAPPGDVPGHLLTSGFSTDVYVLDDERVLRRYREGRDATPEVELLRHVRTFDYPTPDVLRAEGSDIVMTRVYGPTLLQAMTAGEITLADAAQVLADLHGMLHAVPAPPSWRLPTDRDRPHLDGGPSVVHLDLHPGNVVLTENGPMVVDWANARTGTPELDVAVTAVLIAEVAVDAGGDYSQAARALLAAFLHASDVSPLAALDDAAALRSVAPGLLPGERELVPHGAELVRTMVELTEHP, from the coding sequence ATGCACCCCGGTGACGTGGTTCCTCTCGGGTCGGCGCCGCCCGGCGACGTCCCGGGGCACCTGCTCACCTCGGGGTTCTCGACCGACGTCTACGTGCTCGACGACGAGCGCGTCCTGCGGCGGTACCGCGAGGGCCGCGACGCCACGCCCGAGGTCGAGCTGCTGCGCCACGTGCGCACGTTCGACTACCCCACGCCCGACGTGCTGCGGGCCGAGGGGTCCGACATCGTCATGACGCGCGTGTACGGCCCCACGCTGCTGCAGGCGATGACCGCCGGGGAGATCACGCTGGCCGACGCCGCTCAGGTGCTGGCCGACCTGCACGGCATGCTCCACGCGGTGCCCGCGCCCCCGTCGTGGCGCCTGCCGACGGACCGTGACCGGCCGCACCTCGACGGCGGGCCGTCCGTCGTGCACCTGGACCTGCACCCGGGCAACGTGGTCCTCACCGAGAACGGCCCGATGGTCGTCGACTGGGCCAACGCCCGGACCGGGACGCCCGAGCTCGACGTCGCGGTGACGGCGGTCCTCATCGCCGAGGTCGCGGTCGACGCGGGTGGCGACTACTCGCAGGCGGCGCGCGCGCTCCTCGCGGCGTTCCTGCACGCGAGCGACGTCTCGCCGCTCGCCGCGCTCGACGACGCCGCAGCGCTGCGCTCGGTCGCTCCCGGGCTGCTGCCCGGCGAGCGCGAGCTGGTCCCGCACGGGGCCGAGCTGGTCCGCACGATGGTGGAGCTCACCGAGCACCCCTGA